One stretch of Patescibacteria group bacterium DNA includes these proteins:
- a CDS encoding GIY-YIG nuclease family protein encodes MFTTYILKSLKNGKHYIGHTNDMPARLERHNQGRVKSTKNGRPWELIYSEIFKTKSEANRREFEIKSYKGGILFKKLFKLI; translated from the coding sequence ATGTTCACAACCTATATCTTAAAAAGTTTAAAAAATGGTAAACATTACATTGGGCATACTAATGATATGCCGGCGCGATTAGAACGGCATAACCAGGGAAGGGTTAAGTCAACAAAAAATGGACGCCCCTGGGAATTAATTTATTCAGAAATATTTAAAACAAAATCGGAAGCTAATCGTCGGGAATTTGAAATAAAGAGTTATAAAGGCGGGATATTATTTAAAAAACTTTTCAAACTCATTTAA
- a CDS encoding helix-turn-helix transcriptional regulator: MPTISKNIRKLREQKGISQDRLSKLANISLNTIAKLELDETQNPTIETLQKIAKALDVKVEDLIK; this comes from the coding sequence ATGCCTACAATCAGTAAAAACATTCGCAAATTAAGAGAACAAAAAGGTATATCGCAAGATAGGCTTTCAAAACTGGCAAATATCTCTTTGAATACAATCGCAAAACTGGAACTCGACGAAACTCAAAATCCAACCATTGAAACTTTGCAGAAAATTGCAAAAGCCCTAGATGTCAAAGTTGAGGATTTAATAAAATAA
- a CDS encoding adenine-specific methyltransferase EcoRI family protein, which translates to MAREASIKNLTNAKRAKNDEFYTQYIDIQKEIEKYLDYNPNTFRAKVVYCNCDDPFESNFFRYFVLNFNKLGLQQLITTSYKPSPVANTQLGLFGDDKTLAKTKGRSKVTANKFIINEVKDIDGDGEFNLKDVAKQLKANKNNEWMPLEKDGDFRSPECIALLEQSDIAVTNPPFSLFREYVKQLFDYQKKFLIIGNINCITYKEVFQKIKNNEIWLGNGMGRWISGFIVPESYNLYGTEARIDEDGNRIVATNNCLWLTNLDHGRRHQPLPLMTMKENLKYSRHKEIKGKKAYEKYDNYDAIEVSFTDAIPSDYKGAMGVPISFLDKYNPEQFEILGMDDHRMQYPNWRGRGPDLNGKPAYRRVIIRHKKK; encoded by the coding sequence ATGGCCAGAGAAGCATCAATTAAAAATCTTACAAATGCGAAAAGGGCAAAGAACGATGAGTTTTATACTCAGTACATCGATATTCAGAAAGAAATTGAAAAGTATTTAGATTACAACCCTAATACATTCCGAGCTAAGGTGGTGTATTGCAACTGCGACGATCCGTTCGAGAGCAATTTTTTTCGTTATTTTGTACTCAATTTCAACAAGCTTGGATTGCAACAGCTAATTACAACGAGCTACAAACCATCGCCCGTCGCCAACACGCAACTGGGATTATTCGGTGATGACAAAACACTTGCAAAAACAAAAGGCCGTTCAAAGGTAACTGCCAATAAATTTATTATCAATGAAGTGAAAGATATAGACGGCGATGGAGAGTTCAATCTAAAAGATGTTGCCAAACAGTTAAAGGCAAACAAAAACAACGAATGGATGCCCCTTGAGAAAGATGGTGACTTCAGAAGTCCCGAATGCATAGCATTACTGGAACAGTCTGATATCGCGGTAACCAATCCGCCGTTTAGTTTGTTTCGTGAGTATGTTAAACAACTTTTTGATTACCAAAAAAAGTTTTTGATTATTGGCAATATTAATTGCATAACTTACAAGGAGGTATTTCAAAAAATTAAAAATAATGAAATATGGCTTGGTAATGGAATGGGAAGATGGATTTCTGGTTTTATTGTACCTGAATCCTACAACTTGTACGGAACGGAGGCTCGGATAGATGAAGATGGAAATAGAATTGTTGCCACCAATAATTGTTTGTGGCTTACCAATCTTGACCATGGTCGCCGTCACCAACCGTTGCCACTTATGACAATGAAAGAAAATTTGAAATACAGCAGACACAAAGAAATCAAAGGCAAAAAAGCGTATGAAAAATACGATAATTATGATGCGATAGAAGTATCTTTTACCGATGCGATTCCAAGCGATTATAAAGGTGCAATGGGTGTGCCAATAAGTTTTTTGGATAAGTACAATCCTGAACAATTTGAGATATTAGGAATGGACGATCACAGGATGCAATATCCTAATTGGAGAGGCAGAGGCCCTGACTTGAATGGAAAGCCCGCTTATAGAAGAGTTATCATCAGGCATAAGAAAAAATAA
- a CDS encoding DUF2178 domain-containing protein: MNYKQFKRMRLLTASFVSATVAIAVVYNNIVLALAGVVIGLLFLLLVRKKTNAVIIDERIQKIGDRAARLTYTTLTLATAFLSLIFIVIGRRIGEANYETLGIILSYITLFSLALYSLSYKYFSKKYGETDDE; encoded by the coding sequence ATGAACTACAAACAATTCAAAAGAATGCGCCTATTAACCGCCTCGTTTGTTTCGGCCACGGTGGCGATTGCGGTTGTTTATAATAACATTGTCTTGGCCCTGGCCGGAGTCGTAATCGGCCTGCTTTTTCTCCTCCTGGTCAGAAAAAAAACAAATGCGGTTATAATTGACGAGAGAATTCAAAAAATTGGCGACCGCGCGGCTCGCCTTACTTACACGACTTTAACCCTCGCCACTGCTTTTCTTTCTTTGATTTTCATCGTGATCGGCCGGCGGATCGGCGAGGCAAATTACGAAACCCTGGGAATAATATTAAGTTATATTACCCTGTTCAGCCTTGCCCTTTATTCGCTTTCATACAAATATTTCAGCAAAAAATATGGAGAAACAGACGACGAATAA
- a CDS encoding DUF262 domain-containing protein gives MNTTLKTNITVKEICDGFVYNELEGKGLFGLSGKLTIQPEYQRNYIYASDGGKREMAVIESVLKEYPIGLIYFNKVSTENLEVLDGQQRITSLGRFITDKFAIKDENGMEQYFGGMAKDKQTKILETKLLIYECEGTESQIKEWFRTINIAGVPLNNQELLNAVYSGPFVTRAKEEFSNSQNANIQKWSAYVSGSANRQEFLECALDWVSRGNIGDYMSKHRKDKNIDVLKKYFNTVIHWVSSVFTDVESEMRGLKWGRLYEEYHKEKYNPTKVSAEVRELYGDFFVKDKKGIFEYILGGKNDTKLLNIHIFDEPTKRAIYAKQTKEAETKEKSNCPHCAIGHDANKEKIWSFGEMEADHVSAWSKSGATSAKNCEMLCKTHNRAKGNR, from the coding sequence ATGAATACAACTTTAAAAACCAATATCACTGTTAAAGAAATCTGCGACGGCTTTGTCTATAACGAACTTGAAGGCAAGGGTTTGTTTGGCTTGTCTGGCAAGCTCACTATTCAGCCGGAATATCAGCGAAATTATATTTATGCATCCGATGGCGGCAAAAGAGAGATGGCTGTAATTGAATCAGTCCTAAAAGAATATCCAATAGGATTGATTTATTTCAATAAAGTTTCTACCGAAAACCTAGAAGTTTTAGACGGACAGCAACGCATCACAAGTCTCGGACGATTTATCACCGACAAATTTGCCATCAAGGACGAAAATGGCATGGAGCAATATTTTGGCGGTATGGCAAAAGACAAGCAAACCAAAATTTTGGAAACGAAACTTCTCATTTACGAGTGCGAGGGCACAGAAAGCCAGATAAAAGAATGGTTTAGGACCATAAATATTGCCGGCGTTCCGCTCAATAATCAAGAATTACTCAATGCCGTGTATTCTGGCCCATTCGTGACTAGGGCTAAAGAGGAATTCAGTAATAGCCAAAACGCCAATATTCAAAAATGGAGTGCATATGTATCGGGTAGTGCAAACAGGCAGGAATTTTTGGAATGTGCTCTTGATTGGGTAAGCAGAGGCAATATCGGCGACTACATGAGCAAGCATCGCAAAGACAAAAACATCGATGTGTTGAAAAAATATTTCAACACAGTCATTCATTGGGTATCTAGCGTATTTACCGATGTAGAAAGCGAAATGCGCGGGCTTAAATGGGGACGATTGTACGAGGAATATCACAAAGAGAAATATAATCCAACCAAAGTATCCGCTGAGGTGCGTGAGCTCTATGGTGACTTTTTTGTTAAAGATAAAAAGGGAATTTTTGAGTACATTTTAGGTGGTAAAAACGATACAAAATTGCTTAATATTCACATTTTTGACGAACCAACTAAAAGAGCTATTTACGCAAAACAAACTAAGGAAGCTGAAACCAAAGAGAAATCAAACTGTCCACATTGCGCTATTGGGCACGACGCTAATAAGGAAAAGATTTGGAGTTTCGGCGAAATGGAAGCGGATCATGTATCAGCGTGGAGCAAGAGTGGCGCGACTTCAGCGAAGAATTGTGAGATGTTGTGCAAAACCCACAATCGAGCGAAGGGAAATCGATAA
- a CDS encoding helix-turn-helix transcriptional regulator, with translation MEKQTTNKIKVFRAMREMTQEQLADKVGVTRQTIIAIEKNKYVPSLELAFKIAGVFGETIENVFQR, from the coding sequence ATGGAGAAACAGACGACGAATAAAATTAAAGTTTTCCGAGCAATGCGCGAAATGACTCAGGAACAACTGGCTGATAAAGTTGGCGTTACTCGTCAAACCATAATCGCGATTGAAAAAAATAAATACGTTCCGTCCCTGGAGCTGGCATTTAAAATCGCCGGAGTTTTTGGCGAGACGATTGAGAACGTCTTTCAACGTTAA
- a CDS encoding AAA family ATPase, giving the protein MIKIDTIKIEEFRGIRNLTLEFNGKNYAVCGPNGTGKSGVVDALEFALTGNISRLSGEGMGNVSVKEHAPHVDSKNNPEKARINITFKIPTLENKQVTLARTVKNSTTPSINPSSPEILEILSQFDGHPEFVLSRREIIRYVISKPGDRSAEVQALLRLDKIGDLRSSLLTISNTYSKESKDSKKVQDQASESLAQGLEITDLVKAKILEAVNTRRTVLGLTSLTDLTATTALNDGLETSVKSPAVPKVNKVSATADLKTWREVSQKMTAESVRSECSELKDQLTVLSSNPIVTESVTREKFLRSAIDFVTEEACPVCDTKWDISTLQGIIRSKLEGFEEITKMRASLENRLEPIITLVDSLDNATALAEKLTKVLTTEHTAGLAAYRATLSSYRKALKDFLPLTEAIPAIVNITEIPADVTSAIEAIEKAVAIIPEPTQQDAARDFIVRAQDRLEAYRKVAREADKAKQRADLSKKVYDTYVDISTKALEGVYKDVEGEFSKLYRSVNGEDENSFTAKLVPSIGKLGFDVDFYGRGHFPPGAYHSEGHQDAMGLCLYLALMRKLQGTNFRFAVLDDVLMSVDSNHRREVCNLLKQQFQDTQFILTTHDEVWLKQMTTVGLIASGNATRFSNWTPDHGPAEWKTRDVWTEIDTALNANDVQSAASRLRYYLEYVFREVCDSLRAQVEFKGDGRYGLGDTLAPAVARFRKLMVEGKEVAESRSQTDVAKALQLQEKNLADSLVATNAEQWQVNPAIHYNEWANLSVNDFNPVVATFRNLVQKFFCEKPECSSFVYLTTTPPKTPDAVRCNCGLININLKKPAQKD; this is encoded by the coding sequence ATGATTAAGATTGACACAATAAAAATTGAAGAGTTTCGTGGCATACGCAACTTGACACTGGAGTTTAACGGAAAAAATTACGCTGTATGCGGACCAAACGGAACAGGTAAAAGTGGAGTGGTCGATGCTCTAGAGTTTGCTCTTACAGGGAATATATCGCGCTTGTCTGGCGAAGGTATGGGTAATGTTTCCGTCAAAGAACACGCACCACATGTCGATAGTAAAAATAATCCCGAAAAAGCTCGCATAAACATTACATTTAAAATACCAACACTTGAAAATAAGCAAGTGACGCTCGCGAGGACAGTCAAAAATTCTACAACGCCAAGTATAAATCCATCATCACCGGAAATACTTGAGATACTTTCACAATTTGATGGGCATCCTGAGTTTGTATTATCTCGACGCGAGATTATTCGGTATGTCATTTCAAAACCGGGCGACAGATCAGCGGAAGTTCAGGCACTATTGCGTCTCGATAAAATTGGCGATTTACGGAGCAGTCTACTGACCATATCAAACACATACAGCAAAGAGTCAAAGGATTCAAAAAAAGTTCAGGATCAAGCAAGCGAAAGTTTAGCACAAGGTTTGGAAATAACTGATTTGGTTAAAGCAAAGATTTTAGAAGCGGTAAATACAAGACGCACTGTTCTCGGCTTAACGTCACTTACGGATTTAACAGCCACGACAGCTTTAAATGATGGATTAGAAACAAGTGTAAAATCTCCGGCTGTGCCGAAAGTGAATAAGGTTTCGGCAACAGCTGATCTAAAGACTTGGCGAGAGGTATCGCAAAAAATGACGGCTGAAAGTGTGCGGTCGGAGTGTTCAGAGTTGAAAGATCAATTAACTGTTTTGAGTAGTAATCCTATTGTTACTGAGAGTGTAACGCGCGAGAAATTTTTACGCTCGGCGATAGATTTTGTAACGGAAGAAGCTTGTCCCGTTTGTGATACAAAATGGGACATATCTACATTGCAGGGTATTATCCGCTCGAAACTTGAAGGATTTGAAGAAATCACAAAGATGCGCGCTAGCCTTGAAAATCGGTTGGAACCAATTATAACTCTTGTCGACTCGCTTGATAACGCAACCGCTTTAGCTGAAAAATTAACGAAAGTCTTGACAACTGAACATACGGCAGGTCTTGCAGCTTATCGAGCAACATTATCGTCATACCGCAAGGCATTGAAAGATTTTTTGCCATTGACGGAAGCTATACCAGCAATTGTAAATATCACAGAAATTCCTGCTGACGTAACATCTGCAATTGAAGCGATAGAAAAAGCTGTCGCAATTATTCCAGAGCCAACACAACAAGATGCGGCACGAGATTTTATTGTGCGAGCACAAGATCGCCTTGAGGCATACAGAAAAGTAGCTCGCGAAGCAGATAAGGCAAAGCAGCGGGCTGATTTATCAAAGAAGGTTTACGACACATATGTAGATATCAGCACCAAAGCGTTGGAGGGTGTTTATAAAGATGTAGAAGGCGAGTTCTCTAAACTGTATCGCTCGGTGAACGGCGAAGACGAGAATAGTTTTACAGCAAAGCTGGTTCCGTCTATTGGCAAATTAGGTTTTGATGTTGATTTTTATGGACGAGGGCATTTCCCTCCTGGCGCGTATCACAGTGAGGGACACCAAGACGCGATGGGGCTTTGTTTGTATCTAGCACTAATGAGAAAACTCCAAGGCACTAATTTCAGATTTGCCGTACTCGACGATGTGCTCATGTCTGTTGATTCGAATCACCGCCGAGAAGTGTGTAATCTTCTTAAGCAACAATTTCAAGACACTCAATTTATCCTTACAACGCATGATGAAGTATGGTTAAAACAAATGACGACTGTTGGGCTTATCGCATCAGGAAACGCAACACGCTTTAGCAATTGGACTCCCGACCATGGTCCTGCGGAATGGAAAACGCGCGACGTGTGGACTGAAATAGACACTGCTTTGAATGCAAACGATGTTCAATCAGCGGCCAGTCGCCTTCGGTATTATCTGGAGTATGTTTTTAGAGAAGTATGTGACAGCTTGCGAGCACAAGTTGAGTTTAAGGGTGATGGACGCTATGGGCTTGGGGATACCCTAGCTCCGGCCGTGGCACGCTTTCGTAAGCTTATGGTTGAAGGTAAAGAGGTTGCGGAATCACGGAGCCAAACTGATGTTGCAAAAGCTCTCCAATTGCAAGAAAAGAACCTTGCAGATTCTTTAGTCGCGACCAACGCTGAACAATGGCAGGTTAATCCGGCTATTCACTATAACGAATGGGCGAATCTTTCGGTTAATGATTTTAATCCCGTGGTTGCTACTTTTCGTAATTTGGTGCAAAAATTCTTTTGTGAAAAGCCAGAGTGTAGTAGTTTTGTATATTTAACTACGACGCCACCAAAAACGCCGGATGCAGTTCGCTGTAATTGTGGATTGATAAATATAAACCTAAAGAAACCGGCGCAGAAAGATTAA
- a CDS encoding O-antigen ligase family protein, with protein MNYFILIIFLGLFGYLAWRNFRLGLALLVFLLPTYFIRFQIGPLPTTLLELYFVVIALIWITKERGLSYRNQNLIKWRLPIFLFLAAATIGVIVSPDKTAALGIWKAYFIEPILFFLILISSLKTREDWKLILNALLASAAAISLFAIFQKATGVAIPPAWLAERRVTSVFGYPNAVGLYLAPLIILAFSLFYDSLREKKYIYSTLYFLSLASSALAIFFSKTEAGWIAAAAGIFIFCVFKKNLRVPAIAAAAILILLIGLTPALRSPVIEKITLQDWSGHVRLVTWSESLEMLKSNAIFGAGLSGYPLKMIKFHQAEYLEIFQYPHNIVLNFWSETGPVGLIAFLWLMALGIVASLKKARQSSLALAMLCIFFAILIHGLVDVPYFKNDLSMMFWLFLAVAFILEKKNETLSRL; from the coding sequence ATGAATTATTTTATTCTGATAATTTTCCTCGGCCTGTTCGGATACCTCGCCTGGCGCAACTTCCGTCTTGGACTTGCGCTTCTTGTTTTTCTTTTACCTACTTACTTCATCCGTTTCCAGATCGGCCCATTGCCAACCACGCTTCTTGAACTCTACTTTGTCGTCATTGCCTTGATCTGGATAACCAAAGAGCGCGGCCTCTCCTACCGCAATCAAAATTTGATAAAATGGCGGCTGCCGATTTTTCTTTTCTTAGCGGCCGCGACAATCGGCGTCATTGTTTCTCCGGATAAAACCGCCGCTCTCGGCATCTGGAAAGCATATTTTATTGAGCCCATATTATTTTTCTTGATTCTCATCTCCAGCCTCAAGACACGGGAAGACTGGAAATTAATCTTGAATGCCCTTCTTGCTTCGGCGGCCGCGATATCGCTTTTCGCGATTTTCCAGAAAGCAACCGGCGTCGCCATTCCCCCGGCCTGGCTCGCCGAGCGCCGCGTCACTTCGGTTTTCGGCTACCCGAACGCCGTCGGCTTGTACCTTGCGCCGCTCATTATCCTGGCTTTTTCTTTATTCTACGATTCGCTACGTGAGAAAAAATATATTTACTCAACATTATATTTTCTCTCGCTCGCCTCTTCCGCGCTTGCCATATTTTTTTCCAAAACCGAAGCCGGCTGGATTGCCGCGGCGGCCGGAATTTTTATTTTTTGCGTTTTCAAAAAAAATCTCCGCGTCCCGGCCATTGCCGCAGCCGCGATTCTGATCCTCTTGATCGGTCTCACGCCCGCGCTCCGAAGTCCGGTGATTGAAAAAATCACGCTTCAGGACTGGTCCGGCCATGTCCGCCTTGTCACCTGGAGTGAATCGCTTGAAATGCTGAAATCCAACGCGATCTTCGGCGCCGGACTCTCTGGCTATCCTTTAAAAATGATCAAATTCCATCAAGCCGAATATCTGGAAATCTTCCAATATCCTCATAATATTGTTTTGAATTTCTGGTCCGAAACCGGCCCGGTTGGGCTCATTGCGTTTCTCTGGCTCATGGCGCTCGGCATTGTCGCGTCATTAAAAAAAGCGCGCCAGTCTAGCCTCGCGCTCGCCATGCTCTGCATATTTTTTGCCATCCTGATCCACGGTTTGGTTGACGTACCCTATTTTAAAAATGATTTATCAATGATGTTCTGGCTCTTTCTCGCAGTGGCCTTTATTTTAGAGAAAAAAAACGAGACGCTTTCGCGCCTCTAA
- a CDS encoding SpoIID/LytB domain-containing protein, with protein sequence MPNYGLKIDNCDLKPTESWGSVFASVSVVFLIVVVFSWMLSLVETQIFAVHEARAAEWEAVKMIETAKTLTMRPGETKEFTVGFKNTGSNTWTNTEKNYISIYTWSPKYRTSRFQDTTWKLREQPAAMKDSRVAPGQVGYVVFKLRAPADIASGVYEEKFYLAAEDLLWIPGGEFTVSILIDTSGSTTPISTPVATSIPTPTAASIPTASAGYEAKLLLRSHQQITMRAGEAIKFTAGFKNYGRATWLSAKIVLPDVAAASTGLDNFYDISWKSRSVLAESASPTAPGALQFFTFTLKAASAGVYQVNLKLQTDGTDISGGELDIPITVTDDSGDIPSEGTSPAPTIGLMQESLMRIGLYDLEGDLTLTADKSFVVKTSCGQDLGTYAAGVVVTASYNKSTYQYSFFKDAKNYTGACYLRFEPAGAGQNIFELTSLEQRPAWNRAYNDNRFRGVIELRVSETNYPWVINELPMEDYLKGLAETSNYSPTEFQKALVTAARSYAYFHYSYPTKHAKGHFILDATYDQVYRGYGNEIRVPRLANAVEQTRGMIVHYDNEPVFTPYYSRSDGRTRSYKEVWGGSNGIDYGWLQSVPAPYDAAANNTLWGHGVGMACTDAIGMANAGRGWDEIVKYYYSGIVLKKLW encoded by the coding sequence ATGCCAAATTACGGCTTAAAAATCGATAATTGTGATTTAAAGCCCACGGAAAGCTGGGGCAGCGTTTTTGCAAGCGTTTCCGTGGTTTTTTTAATCGTGGTCGTGTTTTCCTGGATGCTTTCACTCGTGGAAACGCAAATTTTTGCAGTGCACGAGGCTCGAGCGGCAGAGTGGGAAGCCGTGAAGATGATTGAGACCGCGAAAACCCTCACCATGCGGCCGGGTGAAACAAAAGAATTCACCGTCGGTTTCAAGAATACGGGAAGCAATACCTGGACAAACACGGAAAAAAATTATATTTCAATTTATACCTGGTCGCCGAAATACCGCACCAGCCGTTTCCAGGATACGACCTGGAAGCTGCGCGAACAGCCGGCGGCGATGAAAGACAGTCGCGTTGCGCCCGGCCAAGTCGGATACGTTGTTTTTAAATTGCGCGCGCCGGCGGATATCGCATCCGGAGTTTATGAAGAAAAATTTTATTTAGCCGCGGAAGATCTTTTGTGGATACCGGGCGGCGAATTTACCGTATCGATTTTAATCGATACATCCGGAAGCACGACCCCGATATCAACGCCGGTGGCAACATCGATTCCGACTCCAACCGCGGCCTCAATTCCAACGGCATCGGCGGGCTATGAGGCAAAGCTTCTTCTGCGCAGCCACCAGCAAATTACAATGCGCGCCGGCGAGGCGATAAAATTTACAGCTGGTTTTAAGAATTACGGCAGAGCGACTTGGTTAAGTGCAAAAATAGTTTTGCCGGATGTGGCAGCCGCATCAACCGGTTTGGATAATTTTTATGATATTTCCTGGAAATCACGGTCCGTGCTTGCTGAATCGGCGTCTCCGACTGCGCCCGGAGCACTGCAATTTTTTACCTTTACTCTTAAGGCCGCGTCGGCTGGTGTTTATCAGGTGAATTTAAAATTGCAAACTGACGGAACTGACATTTCGGGCGGCGAATTAGATATTCCGATTACCGTAACTGACGATTCAGGAGATATTCCGTCCGAAGGAACTAGTCCGGCGCCGACAATTGGATTGATGCAGGAATCGCTGATGCGCATCGGGCTTTACGATCTCGAAGGAGATTTGACGCTTACGGCGGATAAATCGTTTGTGGTTAAAACATCCTGTGGCCAGGATTTGGGTACATACGCGGCCGGGGTAGTAGTGACCGCGAGTTATAATAAATCAACGTATCAGTATTCTTTTTTCAAAGACGCGAAAAATTATACCGGCGCGTGCTATCTGCGTTTTGAGCCGGCCGGGGCGGGACAGAATATTTTTGAACTTACAAGTCTTGAGCAGCGGCCGGCATGGAACCGCGCCTATAACGACAATCGCTTTCGCGGAGTGATTGAACTTCGGGTATCGGAAACAAATTATCCCTGGGTAATCAACGAACTTCCGATGGAGGATTATCTCAAGGGTTTGGCTGAGACTTCAAATTATTCGCCGACTGAATTTCAGAAAGCGCTTGTGACTGCGGCGCGTTCGTACGCATATTTTCATTATTCATATCCGACCAAGCATGCAAAAGGGCATTTTATTCTTGATGCGACCTATGATCAGGTTTACCGCGGATACGGAAACGAAATCCGCGTGCCGCGGCTCGCGAACGCGGTGGAGCAGACGCGCGGCATGATTGTGCATTATGACAATGAGCCGGTTTTCACCCCATATTACTCGCGTTCCGACGGACGGACGCGGAGCTACAAAGAAGTCTGGGGCGGTTCAAATGGCATTGATTATGGCTGGCTGCAGTCGGTTCCGGCACCATATGACGCCGCGGCGAATAACACTCTTTGGGGCCATGG
- a CDS encoding flippase, which translates to MSLTRAIAWNTISQVSGKILSTVVGLVTVALMTRYLGRDGFGGYTTITAFLQVFGILVDFGLTLMTVQMISEHGDDRKLNDKILSNIFTLRLVSAILFLGAAPLIALLFPYPAMLKWGIALTTFSFLFISLNQLLTGVFQKHLRMERVVISEIIGRLVLLSGVAGFIFLNLNLLWIMLAVVLGSFANFVANWIFAKPFAAIRLSFEWPLWREALARSWPIGISIAFNLLYFKADTVILSVFRSQAEVGLYGAPYRVLEVLITLPFMFIGVLMPFFARWFAEKKLEDFTRLAQRGFDFLAIIAWPMVFGALILATPIMVFIAGPDFSASGPILQILIIATGVIYLSVLFSHLIVAIGCQRRMIWGYVATAVAALIFYLVFIPRFGMPAAAWGTVASEAMIALLTFIVVYRAIRWRPALGVCNRALAASLLMAAAIYFIEPYFSNLLVLITGGAAIYAAILYALGGVKKELIMEIFKIPRNP; encoded by the coding sequence ATGTCACTCACTCGCGCCATTGCCTGGAATACGATTTCGCAGGTTTCCGGAAAAATTTTAAGCACCGTTGTCGGTCTTGTTACCGTTGCTTTGATGACCCGCTACCTTGGCCGGGATGGTTTTGGCGGCTACACAACCATCACTGCTTTTTTGCAGGTCTTTGGCATTTTGGTTGATTTCGGCTTGACGCTCATGACCGTGCAGATGATTTCCGAACACGGCGACGACCGAAAATTAAACGATAAAATATTAAGTAATATTTTTACATTGCGGCTTGTTTCCGCAATTTTATTTTTGGGCGCCGCGCCGCTCATCGCGCTTTTATTCCCCTATCCGGCAATGTTGAAGTGGGGCATCGCACTTACTACTTTTTCATTTTTATTCATATCCTTAAATCAACTTCTTACCGGCGTCTTCCAAAAGCATCTTCGCATGGAACGCGTGGTAATTTCCGAGATTATCGGCCGGCTAGTTCTCCTTAGCGGCGTCGCTGGCTTTATTTTTCTTAATCTCAACTTGCTTTGGATCATGCTTGCCGTGGTTCTCGGAAGCTTTGCGAATTTTGTCGCCAACTGGATTTTTGCCAAGCCGTTCGCCGCGATCCGCCTTTCTTTTGAATGGCCCCTCTGGCGCGAAGCCCTGGCGCGCTCCTGGCCGATCGGCATCTCCATCGCTTTCAATCTTCTTTATTTTAAAGCCGATACCGTAATTTTGTCCGTATTCCGCTCTCAGGCCGAAGTCGGGCTTTACGGCGCGCCTTATCGCGTGCTTGAGGTACTCATTACTCTACCGTTTATGTTCATCGGCGTGCTGATGCCGTTTTTTGCCCGCTGGTTTGCGGAAAAAAAGCTTGAAGATTTTACCCGCCTCGCCCAGCGCGGTTTTGATTTTCTCGCTATTATCGCCTGGCCCATGGTTTTTGGCGCCCTGATCCTTGCGACTCCAATCATGGTATTTATCGCCGGCCCGGATTTTAGCGCCTCGGGTCCAATTCTCCAAATCTTGATTATCGCGACCGGTGTAATTTATCTTTCTGTTCTTTTTTCGCACCTCATTGTTGCGATCGGCTGCCAGCGCCGGATGATCTGGGGCTATGTCGCGACCGCCGTGGCCGCTCTCATATTTTATCTGGTTTTTATTCCCCGCTTCGGCATGCCGGCCGCCGCCTGGGGCACAGTCGCCTCCGAAGCAATGATCGCGCTTCTCACCTTTATTGTTGTTTACCGCGCAATCCGATGGCGACCGGCGCTTGGCGTCTGCAACCGCGCCTTAGCCGCGAGCCTTCTCATGGCTGCCGCGATTTATTTTATTGAACCGTATTTCTCAAATCTTCTTGTTCTGATTACTGGTGGTGCCGCAATATATGCCGCAATACTCTATGCCCTTGGCGGCGTAAAAAAAGAATTGATCATGGAAATATTTAAAATCCCCCGCAACCCATGA